One part of the Paenibacillus silvisoli genome encodes these proteins:
- a CDS encoding TIGR01457 family HAD-type hydrolase: MSVNSLRGLLIDLDGTMYHGGIMIPGADELIAELRRLEIGFLFVTNNSSMTPEAFAERLNAMGIPAKPSDVCTSAQGAAAYIAERQPGARVHVVGEHGLRTALEEAGLQLVEDEPELVVQGIDRQLTYDKVAKAVRHIRDGAGSILTNPDLLVPAEHGLMPGAGSIGAMLRAASGVEPTVIGKPSAILMDFALKRLGLNASETWMIGDNPATDIAAAQAVGCPSVLVLTGLATGDNYKELLASAGCEATAVIDTLYDLKQFIGERLASSRQSR; encoded by the coding sequence ATGAGCGTCAATTCGCTTCGCGGTCTGCTCATTGATTTGGACGGAACGATGTATCACGGCGGCATTATGATTCCGGGAGCAGACGAGCTGATCGCGGAACTGCGCAGGCTGGAGATCGGCTTTTTGTTCGTGACCAACAACTCGTCGATGACGCCGGAAGCGTTCGCCGAACGGCTGAACGCGATGGGCATCCCGGCGAAGCCGTCGGACGTATGCACGTCGGCGCAAGGCGCTGCAGCCTATATCGCCGAGCGCCAACCGGGCGCGCGCGTGCATGTCGTGGGCGAGCATGGTCTGCGCACCGCGCTGGAGGAAGCCGGCTTGCAGCTGGTGGAGGACGAGCCGGAGCTGGTCGTTCAAGGAATCGACCGCCAGCTGACCTACGACAAGGTCGCGAAGGCGGTCCGTCATATTCGCGACGGAGCCGGCTCGATATTGACCAATCCCGATCTGCTCGTGCCTGCCGAGCACGGGCTCATGCCTGGCGCAGGCTCGATCGGCGCCATGCTGCGGGCGGCTTCCGGCGTAGAGCCGACCGTCATCGGGAAGCCGTCGGCGATTTTGATGGATTTCGCGCTGAAACGGCTGGGACTGAACGCGTCCGAGACATGGATGATCGGCGATAATCCGGCAACGGACATCGCGGCCGCGCAAGCTGTCGGTTGTCCGTCCGTGCTTGTTTTAACCGGGCTTGCAACAGGCGACAATTATAAAGAACTGCTTGCCTCGGCCGGCTGCGAGGCGACCGCTGTTATCGATACTTTATATGATTTGAAGCAGTTTA